DNA from Chloroflexota bacterium:
GGGAGGGAGAGAAGCTGGGAGGCAGAACTATACCCAAAGGCAAGATCGGCTTTGCCACAGTATGCAGTGCTGTGGTCACCGGGGTCCTCCTCAAAGCCGGCGTACCTACGGATTCAAGATTCGGCGGCATACTGCAGATCAGAGACCATAAGCCACTTCGTTTCGCGGAGATCATCTACTACAGCGGCACCTCTTTGGATCCATCAGAGGTCTTCATCAGGGGCAAGATGACCAACGTGACTGAAGCGACCAAGAAGGGTGAGGGGAAAGTACTGGCCAACTGCGCTGAAGTTCCGGCCCAATGTAGACCTTTAGCAGAAGGTATAATTGCCAGGCTGAAGGAAGCCCACCTGGGCAGCCTCGCTGTTATGGGAAATGTCGGCGAACCGATCTGCGAGGTCTCGGTAGATCCGAACAGGGTAGGGGTAGTCCTGCTCGGTGGATTGAACCCTGTTGCCGCTGCTGAAGAAGCCGGCGTGGAGGCAGAGAATGCTGCTATATGCTCTGTTGTAGAATACCGACGACTGAGGAGCTTCTGGGAATTATAGAGCGTCGTCCCAGAGTGGATACATCACCAGACCGGTGGGCAGCTTGGGATAGAAATAGGTTGACTTCGGCGGCATCCTATCGCCAGTGTCAGCTACAGCCAGGACGCTGGAGATAGGAATCGGATTCATCAGGAAAGCCAGTTGATACTTACCTGAATTCACCCCCTCGACAGCTT
Protein-coding regions in this window:
- a CDS encoding NrpR regulatory domain-containing protein, translating into MIGSSSVEVERKVNAILRILSESPEAVGARVIGRQLKEQGIDLSERAVRYHLKLMDERGLTQLAGRDGRLITPAGVEELQNALVGDKVGLFINRIELVSFRTTFDWQSRSGFVPANLSLFDRDDFPRALKAMRNAFKAEISVGDLVAVAREGEKLGGRTIPKGKIGFATVCSAVVTGVLLKAGVPTDSRFGGILQIRDHKPLRFAEIIYYSGTSLDPSEVFIRGKMTNVTEATKKGEGKVLANCAEVPAQCRPLAEGIIARLKEAHLGSLAVMGNVGEPICEVSVDPNRVGVVLLGGLNPVAAAEEAGVEAENAAICSVVEYRRLRSFWEL